The window gggatattcttatatatgcatcttgttaatgtcggttactaggtgttcaccatatgattgatttttatctctatgtatgggatgtgtattgaaatatgaaatcttgtggtctattgttacgatttgatatatataggttaaacctataactcaccaacatttttgttgacgtttaaagcatgtttattctcaggtgaatactaagagcttccgctgttgcatactaaaataaggacaagatttggagtccatgtttgtatgatattgtgtaaaaactgcattcaagaaactgatttcgatgtaacatatttgtattgtaaaccattatgtaatggtcgtgtgtaaacaggatattttagattatcattatttgataatctacgtaaagatttttaaacctttatttatgaaataaaggttatggtttgttttaaaaatgaatgcagtctttgaaaaacgtctcatatagaggtcaaaacctcgcaacgaaatcaattaatgtggaacgtttttaatcaataagaacgggacatttcaatttggtTCTGCAAACTCGCCTTCAAACATGTTAAATAAGCACGAAAATCAGGGCAGAGTGCATGATGGGGATCAGCGCATCGGGATTGCCATCGGTGCCCTCGAGGGTGCGAATGAGGGCGACCAGGGCGTGAATACCATTAGGAATGGCCTAAGACCACTAGCATCAGGCTCAACCCTCACCCTCACCCTCAAGGGCGTTGATGCCACTGTCTTGTTGTGAGGCTTGCCACGAGTCAGGTTCACCTGATGTTTGTCGTTAGGTAGCTTGaaggaacaagaagcaaaaggtaatAATACTTGTTGATGCATAAATGTAAATTCCTAGTTCTAATCGTATTATTTGTTTATTTCTGTCATTTGCTACTGAACATTATTGTACTCGTACATTGACTCTCGAATATTGTTTGGTTATGTTACTTTGATAATATTTTGTCAAGTAACGAGATTGTTAAGTTTGAATCCAAGGTTAAACTGACTCACTATTGAGCGACAGACAGTCAATAGAATGAGATACGTTGGTGGAAGTTGACTAATAGTCGACTGAGAGAGATAGTCGACCGACAGACAGAGTCTGCCGATCGACTGTCTCTGCACATACTATAAATATGAGATACGAGTTACATTAAGATGTTACACACATTTCACAAACCCTAGCCGTGAAATCTCTCTAGTTTTTGGTCCCCAACATACCTAACACGAATAACAACTctaggtgtcgatctaatctagtttAGGTTTGATTTACCGACCCCGAAAGCCTAAGTTTATTCGCTTAAAGCTTGTTTTAGTGTTTTCCGCCTCAAGATTGAGTATATGTTTGGTCCAAGATCCATATtcacgtctacaaagtggtatcagaactTAGGGTGGCAAATACCAACGTTGAACGAGATTTTAAGAGTTGTTATTGGGTATTATCTTGAAAAAGTGCGTTTTATTCGAAGGTTGAATTTTTACGTTCAAAATCTGTGTTTTTGAGTCTCTTAGTGGTCATATGTGTTTTTTCGAAGTTTCTATCGTAAAGGTTTAGGTTTTTCCCTCTAAAACGGTTGTTTAGATCGAGTATACGTTTGGTCTAAGATCCTTATTCACGTCTACAATACTCTTGGAATTTaagtacaatatatatatacatatatatatatatgtatatatatatatgtatatatatatgtatatatataggggcatgatcaatggggaagtaaccaatcggggggaagcggggggaagaaaaaaaaatttcgttttttttgtaattttttttttccggtatcaagatcacacaaaaatatgaacatttagaagagacacttcgtgatgaatgttattatttaggcgggaaaacgatcgacaaaaataacattcaagataatattgttcgtgaagaatatgaacattttttttcatgttttgtgaagtaaaatttagcccgatttagagtttagggtttagggtttaaggtttggtgttttgggtttatggaaccctaaaccctaaaccctaaactctaaaccgttcgtgttaaaaactcaatctaaatcctaaatctaaaccctaaatctaaaccctaaaccctaaatttctaaaatcctaatatctaaaccctataaaccctaatatctaaaccccaaaagctaaaacctcaaaatacgctcgaaaaacacgataattgttatatattacttcttcgagcgtttttccaccaaaataaaaacatttatcacaaagtgtctctactaaatgttcatattttcatctcatctataatgttcgtgaacaaagttttttcaaaaaacgaaagaaaaaaaagtttttgcttccccccgttttcccccgaatggttacttccctcttgatcctaccactatatatatatatatatatatatatatatatatatatatatatatatatatatatcacttcactaaatacattaaaagagagtctcgattaggtaataattgttttcaaaaccctcttaattaccgttagattagaaaattacattataatacccCTTGATCCAATGGTCTCTAATCATCCCCttaaaatattagctaataaatcattgTTAACCAAAATTAtgggtgatgattcgtacaccacctatttttagccatacaccaccaaacatgctttacagtgttgtactgtacaaccttGTAAAGCACATttggtggtgtacggctaaaaataggtggtgtacgaatcactccCCCAAAATTATACCCTTAAAATACCCTTTCAAGAAAAAAATACGCGGACCTAAAACCCTTAAAAATAAAATACCCCGACCTAAAATTTCTATTCGGATCCCTCTTCAGAGAAACTACAGAGTAAAGTCAGATGAATTCATCTTCTTCATCCATCCAACGAGTTTTCTTCAATACCTAATCCATTTCGTTTTCTCAATTCATCTTCTTCATCCATTATATGTTCAATTCGTTATTTGAAGCCACACTCTTCATCTGTTTCCAATCGATCCCCAGTCGCCATAACTATTATCGCTCACTAGAGATCGTTTCAATTAGCAACCCTCAAGCTTCGTTTCAATTCGTCACAGTCGTAAGGTTTTACATCATCACTCTTGAACCAATTCTGATTTCGACGGTTTCGTTATTTAAAAGTTATGAACTTCTTATTTTTTTGATTTCATGAATTATGGTATTGATTACAACTTTGTGATTTTTCACGTTCATATGTATTGTTTCTGTCCGACTGTTAGTTAAAATTGAACAAATTTTGATTTCAATTATCATTTTTGATGTTTGATTTTGTTATTTGATGTCATAATTGTGTTTAAAAATTCACAGTTGGTAGAATTGCTTGAGTTTTTATAGTCACCAATAAATACAAACATGAACCCAATTTGTTAAGATATATGGAAGAATTTTATCACTTGGCTAATTTTTGTTTGAAATTCTCCTTAAAATAAATTTATCCACTTTATGAAGAAAGCTATTAACGTTTATCATCACTGAATTTCTACATATTTTATCACTCAGCTATCCACAGTCTGGTCAAAGTACTGATTTGGATCATTCTTCTCATCTCTTGACTGTTGCAACTCGGGACTTGTTTAGTGAAGAAAAATATGACTCACTTATTTTACTggttgttaaattagtatattttTTAGATTATGCAGTTTCTTTAAATATTATCGCTTGAAAGTTCAGATTTTTGTAAAACACATACATCTACTCTTCTGAAACTGCTGAGGGGAAGTTATTGCTTACATATAGTTGTGTTTTGCTGAATCTGTATGTCCTATCAATATAGTCATAGAAGATATAGCTATATATGACAATCATTTATCATTGTAGGTATTACAGAAAAAGTATCCTCAATTTGGGCAGCTGCATAATGGATCGTTTATGCAACAGGTTTCTTAagttaaaattttcaaattttgtaTTTTTGTACGTTTCGATCTTTAATGCATTTGCTGACTGACAGGATGCAGAAGAATGCTTGACACAAATATCGTATACTCTTTCACAGACCCTTAGATCACCCAATTGTAGGTATTTTTTAATTTTGTTGAACCTAATAAAAATGTTAGTCTTGGTGGTTTTTTGTCATTAGTAGCAGTAATAACACTTTACTGATACACAGTTAGAaagaaaatatttataattatgattcTTCAAACTATGTTTTTAACAAATATAATATTTCAGGGACTGAAAGGAGAGCTAGAAAAAGTTCCTTCTTCTTTAGGACGCAGTGCAGTTTACTTGAAGGATTTCCAGCATTAATGGATTGCCAAAGTAAAGCCTACAATTTTAGCATATAATTATTTGTTGAAACATAAAATTCAACATATACAATTATACATTTCTTACCGgtctaaaataaatatatatttaaatgggTACTTGACTGTATAGTTTGTCCGGTTTTTCTGGAAGAGGGCGTCAAATCAGAAAGCGACGATTGTGAGGGTAATAAACATGTCTTCTAACTAATTAAAAAAAGCATTTGTTTCCTGTCTTTGGGTTAC of the Rutidosis leptorrhynchoides isolate AG116_Rl617_1_P2 chromosome 5, CSIRO_AGI_Rlap_v1, whole genome shotgun sequence genome contains:
- the LOC139847637 gene encoding uncharacterized protein isoform X1, yielding MFNSLFEATLFICFQSIPSRHNYYRSLEIVSISNPQASFQFVTVVLQKKYPQFGQLHNGSFMQQDAEECLTQISYTLSQTLRSPNWTERRARKSSFFFRTQCSLLEGFPALMDCQICPVFLEEGVKSESDDCEES
- the LOC139847637 gene encoding uncharacterized protein isoform X2 gives rise to the protein MFNSLFEATLFICFQSIPSRHNYYRSLEIVSISNPQASFQFVTVVLQKKYPQFGQLHNGSFMQQDAEECLTQISYTLSQTLRSPNWTERRARKSSFFFRTQCSLLEGFPALMDCQKS